DNA from Desulfitobacterium chlororespirans DSM 11544:
TCTTTCAGGCTCTGTTTCCCCAATCCCGCTATACCATTTTAGGGGATATCAAACAAACCATCGGGAAGCAGGAAGATCTTTCTCTCTACGACCGGGCAAGACAAATATTCGGCAAGCAGCACTCAGCCCTGGTAACCTTGGATAAAAGCTTCCGCTGCACCAAGGAGATCTTAGAGTACAGCACCAGGTTTCTCGAGCCAAGCTTTAAACTCAACAGCTTCAGCAGAAAAGGCGATCCTCCGGTCGTCCTGACCGCTCCCGATCAAGAAGCTCTCGATCAGCTGATCATCGCGGAGATCAACTCTTGCCGGGAAAAGGGATACCCATCCATCGGGTTAATCTGCAAAACTGAGCACGACGCCGGCTCTCTGTACGAGCGGCTGAAGGATCAGGTTCCTCTTCAGTTGATCAGAAATGACGTTCAGATGGAGCTGAAAGGAGTATTCGCCATCCCCGTCTATTTATCAAAAGGCCTGGAGTTTGACGCTGTACTCGTCTGCGATGCCGATCGAGATCATTATGACAGCGAAGATGACAAAAATCTTCTCTACATCGCCTGCACCAGAGCCCTGCACCGGCTCAACCTGTTTTACACCGGGGATATCAGCCCCCTGCTGTAAGGCAAAGTTTTTTAGATAAAGCACCTGGCGCTGCCCGCAGGGCATGCGTACAAAGGAAGACCTGCCTCAAGAGAGCAGGTCTTCCCCATTATTTTAATCCTTTACTGATTAACGATTATTGATTACTGATTGGCAGCTGCATACATTTCCGCAGCTATGCAAAGGTAGTAGCAAAGCCCCAGCTGCTGGCTTTCCAGCATACCGCGATGAAAATCATCCTCCAGAAAGAATCTGGCCTGAGCGACAAAGGTTTGGGCATCGATAGAATGTCCATGGTCCTTTAAAAAGGCCAAATGCTCCTGTATCTTTTTTTGCAGCCTGGGATCATTCCCTTTCCAGCCGGCCTGCAGGGCCTCAGCCAGGAAATCCAGAAACTGCTTGGCTTCAGCGGCACTATCGTTCATTTCCTCGGCTTGCTCAGTCTCTACTTTGGGCAGCTCATACCCATAGTGATCCTTAAGGTATTGACTTTGCTCCGCCAGAGCGGTATTCCAGGCGTCGGCGTTAAGTCCCTGAAACATTGCTGATTTTTCCATAACTTCTCCTTTCTTGGTGAGGACAATCGACTCGCCAATGGTCTTCAGCAAACAATCCAGTCTCTGCCTGCGCGCTATAAGCAGTTCCTGCTGTTTGGTCAGACACATTATTCGACCCGGTTGATCCTCCAGGGCTTTTTGGATATCGCTGAGGGAAAAATCAAGCTCACGGTAGAACAAGATCTGTTGTAAACGCTCCAATTCCTCCGCCCCATAGAGACGATAGCCGGCATCCGTGATCTCACAGGGCTTCAGCAATCCTATTTTGTGATAGTGATGGAGGGTTTTGACCGTAACTCCCGCCAATTCTGCGACTTCTTTAACCGTGTACAGCATCATTCTTCACCTCGCGTTAAGCATAAGCCCTCCTCCAAGGTAAGAGTCAAGGCTTTTTCCTACTGTCTTAGCATTAAAATCGGCTGTTTTGAAAAATGAGGAAGCCTGCTTCGCCATTTTAAAACAACCGATTTTTAACACAGGATATACTCTACCCCCTGATCTCCTGCAATAACTTCTTCCCCTTTTCCGTGAGTAAGGGATAGAGCACCGCCCAGGCATACTGTTGAAATGTGGCCGGCTGCCCAACCTTTTGCTTTAACTCACCAAAGGGTATCCAATAAATGCAGGCCAGCAGCAGGGAATCGATGGTTTGTTCATACTGGCCAGGAAACTGCTCGTCAAGGAGCACTCCATCTTTATTAAAGACAGCAAAGGCCTGCCTGAACAATTTGATGTTGGTTTGATAGACCTTGCTTTGCTGTTCCCGTATTTTGGGGGATACTTGAGCAAGCTGGGCATGGTGCCAGAAATAAAAGGCATTGTCTTTCACCATCGTTTGAAGATGCATAAACAGAGCGTTCATTTCGCCCAGTGATTGCGGAACTTGAGGAGGCCGGTACTGACCGGACATTTCATCAAGGATCGCTTCAATAATGTCTTCTTTCTTTTTAAAATGATAGGTCAGATTGCCTTTGCTGATTCCCATGACGCCTGAAATATCGCGCAGAGATACGGCATTGAAGCCCCGTTGATTAAATAAGTCCTTCGCTGTTTTCAGTATTTCCTGTTTTGTGCTGTTTTCCATCATGACTGCTCCTATAACTACTCCCATAATTACTCCAATGACTATTCAATAGCTATTCCCTAAGTATTCCTCAACTACTCTTTGGCAATCCCCGCATCCGGTACTTGCTTAAGCTGCAGCCCGGTCATGATGCGCATTTCCCTCGCTGCAAACAGGATAACCAAAACTACCGCAATGCCGTCCGCCAGAGGCCCTGCCCATAAAACGCCCTTGATTCCCCAAAAGATGGGCAGAATCAGCAGCAGGGGCATCAAGAGCAAAACCTGCCGCACCAGGGACATCCAAAAACCAATCCTGGCTTTGCCAATCGAAGAAAAGAAGGTTGAGGTGACCGGCTGGATTCCGTTGGCGAAGGTCATAAACAGGTAGATATGCATGTACTGGACGGCAAAATCATAAAACAAAGGGTTGGTGGACCCGAAAATGCTCAATATAGGGCGGGGGAAGATCTGGATGCACAAAAAGGCGATGACCGAAACAATCGTGGCATAGGAAACCGCCAGCTTATAAGCTTCTTTGACCCGGTCATACCGTTTTCTGCCATAATTATAACTAAATATGGGTTGGCAGCCAAGGGATATACCTATAACCACCGACATGAGGAAAGCCATAACCTTGATCACGGCTCCCGCCGAGGCCAGGGTTACTTCGCTTCCGTATATGGATTGGGCGCCATAATACCGCAAGGCATTGCTTTGAACAATCTGCACTGCCACCGCTGCCAAATGGGTGAAAAATGCAGCAGAGCCCAAGGCGCAAACCCCTTTGATCACAGCACCCTGCAGCTGCATACCTTCTCTCTTTAAAGAAACAGACTTGAATTTTACGCGCAGATAGTAAATGGCCACCGCGCTGGACAGCATTTGCCCCAGGGTCGTAGCCAAAGCAACGCCCCCAATACCCATCTCCAACCCAAATAGAAACACAGGTGCAGCGATCAGATTAAAGATCACCCCTGATAGTACGACCAACATGGAAAAGGACGGGCTGCCATCGGCCCGGATCAGGTAAGATGCTCCCACCGCCAGAACTCCAAAAGGAATACCGATGTTGGTGATCAGAGTATAGGGTATAGCATACGTCATAATCGCCTCGGTGGCTCCAAAGGTATACAGCAAAGGCCGTAGGAAAACCGTCGCACCGATACCGACCGCCAAACCGCTGACCACCATTAAAACAAGGGCATTGCCAATGGTTTGCCTTGCTTCCTCCGGCTTGCCCTGGCCCATATAAAGGCCGAACTTCGCCGCGCCCCCCATTCCAAACAAGGCGGAAAGTGCGGTAATCAGGATCGCCAGCGGAAAAGCCACATTGGTGGCCGCTATGCCCAGATCCCCTACACTCCAGCCGATATAGACCTGAGCAATGAGATTATACACCTGATTGGTCATAGCACTAATGATCGCCGGAAGCGCAAATTTCCAGATCATGCCGGGGATTGGCTGCGTACCCAACATGTTGTTCCCTTGATTCGTTTTGACGGATGACATGCCGCCACCTCCATTAGCCCAATCGTACTAATCTTAATGTAGTCCATCCATCCTAATCCGTCAAGGAGCAGTGAAAAATTTCCTATTCCGGCTTCTGCTCTCCACCCTGCCCTGCCGGGAAAAAATCCTTCAGATAGCGGTCCAGCAGTTTTAAGCCGGGACTGGCCGGCGGGGCATATTTGTGGGTGATCTTATAGTGAACGATGGGCGGGGGCGGATCAGAGATTTCCTGGATGACACACTGACCGGATTGAACGAACCTCCCGGCAATGCTCCGGGGGGCAAGCGCCCATTGCCGGGAATCCTGCAGCAGGGCAAAGATCAGTCCCATGCCGTCGATTTGAATGCGGGGAGGCTCAAGGGGATCCCACCAACGGTCATGCCAGCTCTGGTAAGCTGAGCCCCAGCCCCGGTTGTGAATATACAGCTCGTCTTCCCCGTGCAGATCACTGGGGGCAACCCGCTTGACCGCGCTGTTTTCAGGGGTTGACAGCCTGACCAGAACCATCTCATCCTGAAAAAAAGGTTCCACGGCGACATTCGGTACAATCAGTTCCCTGCGCACAAAAGCGGCGTCGATTTCCCGGCGCTCCAATGCGGTATAAAGATCTTTGGAATGCTGGGTGCGGATTTGCAGCCGGAGGGGCGGCGTGTGCCGGCTTAAAGCCTGGTACAAGGAAGGCAGCAGATAGGTGTTCAGACTGTGGGACCCACCCAGAGCCAGGCTGATTTGCGGTCCGTTGGCCTGGAGCAGCTCCGTTTCCCGGATCAGGGCCCGCCAGCGTTCGGCTATAGCGACAAAATTTTCACCGAAAGGGGTGAGGGCAATGGCGGGAAGGCCTTTGCCCCGTTGCACCAAAGACGTTCCCAGCTCCTGCTCCAGGGTTTTCAGCCGGTAACTGACGGTGGATTGGGTTAAATGCAAAAATTCAGCAGCTTTACTTAAGCTGTGGGTCTGAACGATCGCCAAAAAGGCTTCGATTCCTAAAAGATACATGGCCTTCCTCCCCTGTAATATTCAAATTTTAGATATTATATGGCGAAATGATTCGTTTTACAAGGGGTCTTTCGATATTTAGAATAAAACTATAGATAAAATGCCTTGCGCTGAGGGGGGCGGAAATTTGCAACCGACTATAAATGATCATCAGGTGCAGCTAAGTGAAAAAAGTAACGGGATCCATCACGAAAAATACTTAACCCGGCGGACCTTGCTGATCGGGAACCTGGCTCATTTTCTCCATGACGGGTTCACCGACATGCTTTATGTTTTCTTCCCGGTTTGGCAGGCCCAATGGTCATTGTCCTTTACCCAAATCGGCTTGTTTAAAACCTTGGTTTCCGGTTCCATGGGCCTTTTTCAAATCCCTTCCGGACTGATAGCCCAGCGGGTGGGACGCATCAGGGTTTTGCTGGCGGGGACCGCCGTGACCGGCCTGGCCGTGCTGCTGTTCGGGTGGGTCACCCAGCCCTGGCTTTTAGGGCTGCTCCTGATCCTGTCCGGCGTAGGTTCCAGCGTGCAGCATCCCATATCCTCTGCTTTGATCTCCGACGCCTATACCGAGGTTAAAGGGCGGCGGCGGGCTTTGAGCGCTTTAAATTTTACCGGAGACATCGGCAAGTTGGTTTTCCCTGCAGCAGCAGCCTTTTTGATTTCCTGTTTTCAATGGCCAACCGCCAGCCGTTTGCTGGCAGCCTGCGGCTTTTTGCTCCTCTTGATCCTGGCCCTGGCGGCAAAGGGACTCGGTCCCACTACCATCTCGCCAGCCCCAGAGAATAAGCCGGCTGCCCACAAACTCCTCCTGGGCTGGAAAGGCTATCAGGCTTTCTGGTCCCTGGCGGCCATCGGCGTTATCGACGGGGCAACCCGGATGGCCTTCCTGACCTTTCTCCCCTTTCTTTTGCAGGAAAAGGGGGCCGGGGTAAATACCATCGGTTTCGCTCTCGCCCTTATTTTTGCCGGAGGCGCTACCGGCAAGCTGGTCTGCGGCATCCTGGCCACCCGGGTCGGCATCCTGCGGTCGGTGATCATTACGGAAAGCCTGACGGCACTCTGTATCAGCGGGATGATGGTCCTTTCTCTGGGCCGCGCCCTGCTCCTGGCCCCCCTGCTCGGGCTTGCCTTAAACGGCACATCTTCCGTACTGTACGGGAGCGTACCCGAACTGGTACCCGAGAAACAGCGGGCCCAGGCTTTTTCCGTTTTTTACACGGCCGTCCTGGGCTCCGGAGCCATCGTTCCCTCGGTCTACGGCTTAATCAGCGACTTTATGAGCCTCCAATGGACCGTGACGATTATTGCCCTGGGGGCTCTGGCCACCCTCCCCCTGACCCTGCCGCTGCGGGGGAGGTTCCAATGAGGGTTTAGGCCACAGCTTTTCTATAGACATTGACTGCCCAGATGAGGGTGATTCCCAGTAAAGGTATCATCACCCCAAAAGCCCAAAGAACTTTCCCATCCCAAATTGTGCCGCCGGCCAGGACGCGGGAAGCTTCCACCACATAATACAAGGGGTTCAGATGAGCCAGAACCTGCAGCCAGGCCGGTCCAAAGGAAATAGGCAGCAAAACTCCTGCCAGCAGGGTTATGGGAAGCTGCAATCCTGTGACCACAGCGGCTATGGTACCAATATCCTTGGCTACAAGCCCTAAGCTGCTGCTTGCGGCAGATACCACCGCTGTCAGCAGGCAGAGCAGCACCAGCAGTACGGCAAGCCCGCCGGCGTGAATATGAAATCCGGCAAAGCTGGCAACGCTGATCACGATCAGGGCCGGCAGCAAAAAGGTAATGATGTCTTTCAGCACATTTCCCATCAGCAGGGAAAAGCGGCTGACCGGTGAAACCCTGAAGCGCTCGATAACCCCTGTCTTCAGTTCATGATTGATTATCCAGCCTATACCGGTCCCGCTGCTTAAGGCAAACAAAGCCAGCAAGCCGGGTACGAAAGCATCGGCGACACCTGCACCCCCAACTGTGGGAAGCCCGCCCAGAAGAGGTGCAAACAGAGCAAGATACAGCAAGGGGGTTGTCAGCCCCATAAACAGCCAAATGGGCGAGCGGATTTGTTCCAAAAGCCTCCGCCGGCAAAGCAGTCCTGTTTCAAGAGCGGTTTTCATGCTATGTCCTCCTTTGCATCACGCAACAGTCTTCCCGTTTGTTTAAGAAATACATCATCCAGGGACGGCGTGGCTATGCTGACCGATTGGGTTTGGACACCTGCGGCCTCCAGCATGGCGAAGATGGGAGGCAGAACCTGCGCTCCGTTCCTGGCATAAAGATAGATGTTTTCCCCTTCAAGGCGGATTTCATGGATAAAACTCTCCTTGTCAAACAGTTCCTTTACTTGTTGGGTCCGACCGCTGGCAAGACGAATTTGAATAACGTCGCCGGAAATTTGCTCCTTGAGTTCCTGGGGGGTACCCTCGGCCACGATGCTTCCGCAATCCATAATGGCAAGCCGGTCGCTTAAAGCATCCGCTTCATCCAGATAATGAGTCGTCAGGAAGATCGTCGTGCCCCCTTCTTTCAGTTTGCGGATTTGCTCCCAAAGATTGGCACGGTTCTGCGGGTCAAGCCCCGTTGTCGGTTCATCAAGGAACAGTACTTCCGGCCGGTTGATCATGCCCAAGGCGATTTCCAGCCGGCGCCTTTGCCCTCCGGAATAGGTCCTTACCACCCGATCCGCCAGCTCGACTAATTCAAATACGGCAAGCAATTCCTCGGTACGTTGTTCAGCATCGTGCCGCTTCATTCCGTATAGCTGCCCGGCCAGGATCAGGTTTTCGCGCCCCGTTGCTTCCCAGTCCGCCCCGCCCAGCTGGCTGACATAACCAATATGGCGCCGCACTTCCTGGGGCCGACCCACAAGGTCATACCCGCAAATGGCCCCTTTACCTTCATCAATCGGCAGGAGTGTTGTAAGCATACGCAGGGTTGTGGTTTTTCCCGCTCCGTTAGGACCGAGAAAGCCAAAAATCTCACCGCGCTTCACCCCAAGGGTGAGACCACGCACCGCTTCCACTTTGATTATCCTGCCTTTTGCTTTGACCGAAAAACTCTTTCTCAAGTCCGTAATTTCAATAGCATTGGACATGCAATCACTCCCTCATCGCCAAAATAATTTTTTCTCAGGTATTCAACATCATCGGTAATCAACTACGTTGAATACTGCTATATAATAACATAGAGTAGCCGGTCATTCAAGAGGTCAGACAATTCTCCTAAGCTTTCGCGATAATCTGTGACCCCCCGACCTGCGCTGCGCCTTCCTCTATTCTCCTGATCCCCCGACTCGGGACCAAAATCAATTTTAATATTATGTTAATGATTAATAATAATTCGTTAAGATTTTACTGCTATAATTTAATTAGTCGAACTTTTCACAATATGAAATGACCCACACTGCGAGCAGAGAAAGGAGGCCATGTTCAGCTTATTTTGAAATAATTTTCACTATATAATAATTTAAAGGAGGCCTAACAGTATGGATTTGATCGATCGAATCACCAATGCTAAATTAAGTCGACGCTCCTTCATTCTAGCCAGTGCCGCCGCCACCGCCGGTCTGTCTCTTACCGGCTGCGGCAGTAGCTTAACCCAGGCCACCGCCGATCAAGCCGCCGGCAAAGAAGGCAAATGGCTCACCGCCGCCTGCTGGCATAACTGCGGCGGACGATGTCTTAACAAGGCCTATGTGGTGGATGGGGTGGTCATCCGGCAAAAAACCGACGACACCCACCCGGACAGCCCGGACTATCCGCAACAACGGGCCTGCGTGCGGGGACGCTCCCAACGGCAGCAAGTCTTTGGCGCCGATCGCTTGAAATACCCGATGAAGAGAAAAAACTGGGAACCGGGCGGGGGCAAGAAAGAACTCCGGGGCCGGGATGAATGGGTCAGAATCTCCTGGGATGAAGCCCTGGACTCCATTGCCGGCGAAATTAAACGCATCAAGTCCGAACAAGGCAATCGCGCTTTCTTCGCCGACGGCGGCCCCGCTGCCAAAGTTTTGGCCCTCTATGGCGGCTATGTAGCCAATTGGGGGACAACATCACTGGGTTCATGGACTTATACCCCGGGTCCCGTCGGTTTCAGCGGCTCCAGCGGTGACAGCATCAATGACAGACTGGATATGCGCAATTGCGATACTGTGATTATGTTTAACATGAATCCTGCCTGGAGCTCCGCCGGTAATCCGGTCTATCATTTCCTTCAGGTTAAAAAAGCCGGAGCCGATTTTATCGCCATTGATCCCTTCTATAATGATTCTTACGGCCTGCTGGAAGCCGATTGGATTCCCACCCGGCCGGCTACGGATACAGCTCTGATGATTGGGGTGGCCCACACGTTAATCGTCGAGGATGATCCCGTCAAAAATCCCTTAATCGACTGGGATTTCCTCAAAAAATATACCATAGGCTTTGACGCCGACTCCATGCCCCCAGGCACCGATGCCAAGGACAACTTCAAAGACTATGTTCTCGGCACCTATAACGGTGTCCCCAAAAATGCGGAATGGGCCTCCGAAATCAGCGGCGTCGCCCCGGACAGAATCCGCTATCTGGCCCGGGCCATGAACAAAAACAAAAAAGTAGCCCTCCTCTATGCCTGGTCTGCCGGAAGAACACAAAATGCCGACAACTTGCCGCAAATGGCGATGATTCTCGGGGCCATGACAGGCCATATGGGGAAATCAGGGCATATGTGCGGAGTGAGCTGCCACAGCGGTGCCGCTAACGGTGGTGATACCTTAGTCAGTCCGGGTAAAAATGGGCTGCCCAATGTAGACAATCCTGTCAAGGACAGTATCAACCATACCGAAATGTGGCGGGCCATCGTGGCTGGTAAATACAATTTTACAGGCAACAAAAAATTCCTGAAGGGCGAAATGAAAGATATCGACATCCGCCTCATCTATCATGATAATAATGCCCGGCTTCAATCTGCCGACGGCATGACCAAAGGGATCGAAGCCCATCGCCAGGTGGATTTGGTCGTCAGCCACGGTCAGTTTCTCACCACCAATGCCAAGTATTCCGATTTTGTCCTCCCCGTCACCACGGAATGGGAAAAAATCGGCGGTTTTTTGACCGGTAATCGTGAAATGTTGATCATGTATTCCCAAATCACCGAGCCTCTCTACGAGGCCCAAAGTGATGAATGGATTGCCAGGGAACTGGCCAAGCGCCTGGGTGTGGATGCTTCTAAAGCCTTTCCCATCGACGCCAAACAGCAGTTCTTCAACCAAATTGCCGGCAGTACCGTTGTCCTGGCCGACGGTAAAACAGTGGCTCCCCTGGTCACCATTACGGAAGAGGACATTGCCCAGTGGGGTGCCCAGGGCAAACCACAGCAAGGCCAGATCAGCCTCAAGGAATTCCAGGAAAAAGGACTCTACCAGATCGAGAGAAAACCGGACGACAACTACGGCTATATCGCCTTCCAGGATTTCTGCGAAGATCCTGAGGCCCATCCCCGTTCTTCCGCCAGCGGTAAATTCGAATTCTATTCCCAGGTGTTGGCCGATACCGTCAACGGTATGGGCTATAGTAAAATCAAGCCCATACCCACCCATATTCCCCCTGTGGAAGGCTATGAAGCAACCTTTAAAGACTGGCAAACTAAAGCCAAAGGGGACTATCCTTACCAGGTGATCAATCCCCACTACCTCCGCCGCTCCCACACCGTCTTCGATAATGTGCAGTGGCTCAGAGAAACCTGGCCCAATCCGGTCTACATCAGCACCCAGGATGCCAAGGAAAAAGGGCTCGCCGATGGGGATACGGTCTTACTAACCAGCCAGCACGGCAAAACCCTGCGCACCGCCTGCCTTACCGACCGCTTTATGCCCGGCGTCATTGGCCTGCCCCATGGCTCCTGGGTCGATATGGATGAGAAAACCGGCATCGATACCGGAGGCGCGGATAATATTCTCTGCGGCCCTGTCTCCACCGGCCAAGGGGTCTCCGGCTGGAACAGCTGTATCTGCAGCATGGAGAAGTTCACCGGCGCCGCCCTGATCGCCGATGTGCAAAAACCCCAGCGGATTATTCTCTAAGAAAGGAGCGTGAAGGATCATGAGTCAATACGGATTCTATTTTGATATGACCTCTTGCATCGGCTGCCGCACCTGTCAGGTGTCCTGCAAGGATAAAAACGATCTGAACGTGGGAACGATCTTCCGCCAGGTCAAAGCGTTTGAAACAGGTTCCTATCCGAAACCAGGAATTTTTCACTATTCCGGCACCTGCAATCACTGCGAAAACCCCAAATGTGTCGAGGGCTGCCCCACCCAAGCCCTGCACAAGCTGGAAAACGGCATTGTGGATCATGATAAAGCCAAGTGCATCGGCTGCCGCTACTGTACCTGGAACTGTCCTTACGGGGTCCCCCAATTCATCCCCGAACTGGGGCAAATCAGCAAATGCAATATGTGCAAGGATCTCATCGAAGCAGGAGAAAACCCTGTCTGCGTGGATGCCTGCCCCATGCGCGCCTTAGAGTGGGGAGACTTAGAGGAGCTCCGAGCCAAGCATGGGGACAGTGTTCAGGAACTACCCTTCCTGCCTGCTGCGGCGGTCACCAAGCCCGCTCTGCTGATTCAAGCCAAAAACAACGCCAAGCAAAATGATTTCAAAGCAAAGGAGATCTAACTATGGGAGAAACCAGTTTATTGATCTTTTCCTCCTGCATGCAAGCTGCCATTGGGATCATGTTCTTTATCACGATCAGCAAGCAGCTTTATCAAGATAAGACCTTCAAAATGGCTTCCTATGCTGCCGCAGGGTTGAGTCTCGTCGGCATTCTGGCCTCCCTGCTGCATCTGGGCCGACCCCTGGCTTTCTTAAATTCCCTCTCTCATCTGGGCACCTCCTGGTTAAGCAATGAAGCCCTTTTATGCGGCTTCTTCGCCGGCATCGCTGTTCTCTATGCCCTGGTGCAGCACTTTAAGCCTGACAACGCCGGCCTGGATCTGCTCCTGCGCTGGGGAGGCAGTCTGGTCGGTCTGGTTGCCGTCTTCTCCATGGGGAAACTCTATTCCACCACCACGGTGACCGTCTGGCAAGGGGCCAATACCTTCATCGATTTCTATACCACGACCCTTGCCATCGGCGCTCTGCTCTTTATCGTCACCAGCCTCAAGGAACTGCACAATGTGGATAAAAAGATCTACGGAGCCATTGTCTTAGCTGCGGTGATCTTCCAGGCCGCTTCTGCCGTTCCCCACGCTTTAAGCTTAGGCAAGGCGGGTATGGCTGCCCAAGCCAGTGCCGCGATTTTAAGCGGCATGACCATGGTCATCGCTCTCAAATGGCTGCTTATTCTGGGGGGAGCAATTCTTCTCTTCTGGCCCTCCAAGCAAGGATCCGGCAGCGGCTTTAAAGCCGGCCATGTTTATCTGGCCTGTGCTCTCTTGGTCTTTGGCGAACTGATTGGGCGGTATGTCTTTTATGCAGCGCTTGTGACCACAACCATCGGCATTACCTGACTATTATGTCAAAGCCTTTTGGGGGGAAGGGGCGGTCGCCCCTTCCCCCTTAGCGTCTCCAGACCTCTATTTTTCTCATCTCACCCAGCAGCCCAAACTTCAAACTTTCCTATTGATGCAACTGTTGGTTATTCTTGTCCTAGGCTGACGACTCTCACAGTGAGACAAAAACTCTCCTTGACTTGCCCTGAATTGCATTGTTTCAGGTGCCTGCTCAAAGGAGAGTTTTATTGTTCGTACTTATTAAAAATAAGCATTACACTTCCTGCAAATAGTTCCGCATACTGCTCACCCCGGTGGCTACCGTGGAGAGATTGTGCAGCAGCGCCGAGCTGC
Protein-coding regions in this window:
- a CDS encoding molybdopterin-dependent oxidoreductase, whose protein sequence is MDLIDRITNAKLSRRSFILASAAATAGLSLTGCGSSLTQATADQAAGKEGKWLTAACWHNCGGRCLNKAYVVDGVVIRQKTDDTHPDSPDYPQQRACVRGRSQRQQVFGADRLKYPMKRKNWEPGGGKKELRGRDEWVRISWDEALDSIAGEIKRIKSEQGNRAFFADGGPAAKVLALYGGYVANWGTTSLGSWTYTPGPVGFSGSSGDSINDRLDMRNCDTVIMFNMNPAWSSAGNPVYHFLQVKKAGADFIAIDPFYNDSYGLLEADWIPTRPATDTALMIGVAHTLIVEDDPVKNPLIDWDFLKKYTIGFDADSMPPGTDAKDNFKDYVLGTYNGVPKNAEWASEISGVAPDRIRYLARAMNKNKKVALLYAWSAGRTQNADNLPQMAMILGAMTGHMGKSGHMCGVSCHSGAANGGDTLVSPGKNGLPNVDNPVKDSINHTEMWRAIVAGKYNFTGNKKFLKGEMKDIDIRLIYHDNNARLQSADGMTKGIEAHRQVDLVVSHGQFLTTNAKYSDFVLPVTTEWEKIGGFLTGNREMLIMYSQITEPLYEAQSDEWIARELAKRLGVDASKAFPIDAKQQFFNQIAGSTVVLADGKTVAPLVTITEEDIAQWGAQGKPQQGQISLKEFQEKGLYQIERKPDDNYGYIAFQDFCEDPEAHPRSSASGKFEFYSQVLADTVNGMGYSKIKPIPTHIPPVEGYEATFKDWQTKAKGDYPYQVINPHYLRRSHTVFDNVQWLRETWPNPVYISTQDAKEKGLADGDTVLLTSQHGKTLRTACLTDRFMPGVIGLPHGSWVDMDEKTGIDTGGADNILCGPVSTGQGVSGWNSCICSMEKFTGAALIADVQKPQRIIL
- a CDS encoding 4Fe-4S dicluster domain-containing protein; this encodes MSQYGFYFDMTSCIGCRTCQVSCKDKNDLNVGTIFRQVKAFETGSYPKPGIFHYSGTCNHCENPKCVEGCPTQALHKLENGIVDHDKAKCIGCRYCTWNCPYGVPQFIPELGQISKCNMCKDLIEAGENPVCVDACPMRALEWGDLEELRAKHGDSVQELPFLPAAAVTKPALLIQAKNNAKQNDFKAKEI
- a CDS encoding dimethyl sulfoxide reductase anchor subunit family protein, with the translated sequence MGETSLLIFSSCMQAAIGIMFFITISKQLYQDKTFKMASYAAAGLSLVGILASLLHLGRPLAFLNSLSHLGTSWLSNEALLCGFFAGIAVLYALVQHFKPDNAGLDLLLRWGGSLVGLVAVFSMGKLYSTTTVTVWQGANTFIDFYTTTLAIGALLFIVTSLKELHNVDKKIYGAIVLAAVIFQAASAVPHALSLGKAGMAAQASAAILSGMTMVIALKWLLILGGAILLFWPSKQGSGSGFKAGHVYLACALLVFGELIGRYVFYAALVTTTIGIT